The Podospora bellae-mahoneyi strain CBS 112042 chromosome 7, whole genome shotgun sequence genomic sequence TACCTCACAGGCTTTCAAGGTCTAGGTTACTGCGGTTTGTACAGGTTCTGGTTGTGTCCTAGGAATGAAAAATGATTGGGACAGGATAAAACACAACAAAATCGACCAGAGGCCCTCTCAGGAGAGCCGTTGTGCATGGGGAACCTTGATGACGGTTTATATCATGGTTGATAATTTGATGTTTTTAAAATAGATGGAAACCCAACACTGAACTCGATGTTGAATTTAAGAATAACATTTATTTGTACGATTGTTGTCTCTTGGATTGCATGTTTGACACCGGATGGCAAGTGGCATATTGCATTATCGATTGTTGTCTGTCATCTTAAAAAACAAGCAAGGGGCTCTGCCTAATCATTCATAGCAAATAGCCACCCAAAAGCGAGAAATACAACGCTGTAAAAAGGGTATCCCCCATACGCTGAAAGATCCGGCCCCTATAACCCAACATGACAAGGGGTGAACAAATTGCCATttgagaaaaagaaatgacATAACCTTTATGCATGCAACACAGCTAGTTCAGCCCACTAGCTGTTCCACTCGCTCTACTGCTTCTGCTCCTACAACGTGAGATATTCAGCTGTGAATACCTCCCCCATTACTGCTCGTTGGACATTCCTGAAATGGGGCTCAAACCCGGGGGTACCCCCAGAGTCGGGGTTGTCAGCCCTGTAGTTTCTGCAGCACCATTAGCTGTCGTTGTGACAACAATATCTGCAGTCCCGAactcaacagcctcctcggtCAAGGCCACCCCCTCGATAACCTCCAAAGGTTCAGATCCAAAGATGTCCATCCCATTGGCCTCTTCCGCATCTATTTTGTTGTGCTCGGCGTGTTCAAAGGATGAGGACAGATCAGTCTCGGATTCGTTATCGTCATCCTTAACGGAAGTGGTGTAGCCCGGGGCCGTGATACGAGTCCATAGGCCATCCAAGTCGACGGAGAAGACTGGCTCGGCTGTCGTTGGTGGCGAGGCTAGTACCGGAGGGCCAAAAGTCGAGATGGAGGCAATCGGATCCCCAGTATCCTGATCGTAAACCATGCCTGTCGATTCCGTCATGACGTGGTCATCAATGATCTCGTTGGGTGAgaccgaagaagaagaagaagaagaagaagaagcgacAGGGGCACGGGCTTTGTGGCCACGGGGCTGGTTCATGGGAATACGTCAGTGGAATCTCAGGGTACATGGGATAATAAGAGAATGGACTTACCAGTGGAACAGGCCGACATCCCAAGTTCTTTACAGTCTCCACATCGACACATGGCCTCATTTTCACTTGGCTGAACGAATACCCAGTGGCTATAGTGGGAGGTATATCTCCGTTCAAAACACCATCCAGACTAACCCAGGACTTTTGTCTACCGATAGGGTGGCATCTGTGACAGACTTTGTGCTGACACTCATACTTGGGGTCCGGCATCCAAGGACGGTCGTCATCGGGGTATTTGAACCCGTACTGATTGTTGAAGTCCTGGTCCCGAAGACGCTCGTCAGTTATCACGTCCAGGACGTGGTCGCGTTGGGCGAGAATCTCCTTCAACTCTTCTGGAGTGTAGTTCCAGAGTTGCTCCTGTGATATTTCGTCCAAGAAGCTGTACTTTTCGCTTCGTGCGTCTGCGCCGTGTTTGCCGAGTGTCATTTGCTGGGAAAAGTTGTGGCCCAGTTGATCAAAGGCAATCTTGGGGGGTTTATGTTAACAAATGATTCTGTGTGTGAGTTTGAGTGAAAAGGCACATACCTGAAAACCGAGTTCTTTTATCCCAATAATCAGAGGTTCTCGGTCCATGACACAGCGATACAGCCACCCAAATGGGTGAGACCTCTTGCAGCTATCACACTTGAATCGCTCGTTGACCTGGTACAGTGTTGACATGACGGAATGGTGGCAGTTTGGCCTCCAGGCGCGGGAGAGTCGAGCTGGAGGTCTGAGCTGGTAGGCTGTGAGGCTTGAGAGTGGGATGCTCATATCGTGCGGACGTACGGGCACGGCCTGGGGATCGTAGTTTGACAGCGCGAGGTTACGAGGCAACACTCTCTgcttcccctttccctcatcatcattatcaccATAAGGGGGGCTCTGCCGTTGTTGTGGTCGGCCTGAGAAGCCCGGGGGTGGCTTTGATGGGGGTATGGTGCTCATGTTGTCGAATAGCGATGAAGGAAGAGGCCTGAAGATGGCATCCAGATTACAGAAACAACGCTAGCGAGCTTGCTCGgcttttttattattatgGATTATGACGGAAGCAGTCAAGTCGCTGACGATTTCGGCGGAGACAGCCATAGATTCCGGAGCCAGGCAGACTCACCTGAAGGTCGCAGGCGTGAGCTTGGAAAGCCGAGCAGTCCCTTAGCCAGTAATATTCATCGCGTTTGCTTACCTTTAGGATTGGCAGGAGCACAAACTGGAAAACCATTCAAAGCTTCCATCCATCGcgccttccttcttctccacctcaAGCCTAGAgccaaagccaccaagaCCCAGGTGAACGGGAAGGTGGGGAGATGGGCAAACGCTCTTTCCCACGACCAAAGCTTGACATCAGAACTCAGATAAAACACCTATCATCACCAGAGAAATACAACACCTACCTGCGATGAGttccttttcttctgctTTGCTTGACATGATCCTAATGTATTTAACTCCCGGTTGCCTCCTTGAAACAGAACTCAACATTGCCATCCGTTTTGTACTACATCGGGCATGGCTGGGATGTCACCAGCTCAAGGCCACAAATACACACACAATTCATCCGTTCGGTCTGCCTACCTTGAGAGTTTGGTGAGTCTGTAGCGGggtcttctcttctctgACCTACGAGGTGTGTAGGTGGAGATGTGGAGGGGAGTGAGTGTCGTTCATGCCTATCCGAGCCTGACTACACATGTGCAGAGTATCTAGATTGATGTGATGGAACAAGCCTTCTAGAAAACCACTAGATACTTGTACACGCAGAAGATGTCCattgtggatgaggtggaggtgaaCTTAAAGGTCCAAGACATGGATGGCATGCGGCTCATGAAAAACCGGGGCTGTGTTGTCGCCATTTAAGGCTGGCAGTGGAGCTACCGAGGAAGCTTTCCCACAGCTTCCGTTCATTCCATTGCTGACTTCTTCGTCGGATAGCAGTGCCAAATGGTCATGTCACAGCCAATCAGACATTTTGGACATCCCGAAACCCTGTGCGTCAAGgcgtggtgctggtggtctGGATGACTGGCCCAGACGAGCTGAGATCTGGAGGAAGCAGTGAGAGCGACAGGGATGAATGGGCAGGGATCAGACGTTGCCGTGTGCTGTTGTCTTGTGGTTGCTGTCGCTCTCAGCAGCTGTGGGGGAAAACAAAAGCCTCGGGCCATGGGAAGAACAGCCAATCAGCGGCGTCCCCTGTGGTCTGCATTCAGGTCCCCACACGCCTGTCTTGAAGGTGGGCCCCTGTCGCGACGCCCGTTGATGGGGGAAGAGCTCGTCTGCTCCCCCCCAGCGCCCCAATCCGATCCAAAAAACCAGCCTCCCCGTTTCCCGAGCTGGTGCAAGCCGAGATTTCGCGACGACGGCCATCTCTCCTCGATCCTCTTCACCGTACCTTTCCTGCATCACACTGGTGAGTTGTTCTTTTTGTCCACCCCAGAGCATTTGTCATTTCCAAGCCCAATTGGctttctcctccagctgcgACGCGCCTCCGTTTTCGTTTGACTTGCAGCCGTCGTCATCGGGATTCGAGACCCGCCCTGTTGCCCCCGTACTCTCTCCACTGTTGTAAACAAAGCGTTGACCTGGGCACAAGGTAGACAGACCGCCGACACCGAACTgtgcgccgccgccgcgacaCCGAACGAGTTATACATATAGCTAGATGCCGATTTGACCGCGCCGACCATGTCGTCCATCAAGATTGAGCGGGACACCGTTCAGCAGACCATCACCGATGCCGCCAAGAGCGTGAGCAAGAAGGATGTTGGCTTCGTGGGcagcaccgccgccgccatcgccgaggCTGCCCACGGCGACCTTCCCGGCACCACTGGAAAGCATCCCATCTCGGCCGTCGTCGGTACTGCCCTCACCGGCGGCAGAAAGAATGCTGGGACAAAGGGTTACCTCGCTGCCTACCTCCGCCAACTAGAGACCAACCCTCTGCGGACCAAGATGCTCACGGCCGGCACGCTCGCTGGCGCTCAGGAGTTAATCGCATCGTGGCTGGCCAAGGACCGCAACAAGCATGGCAACTACTTCACATCCCGCGTGCCCAAGATGGCCACCTATGGCGCACTTGTCAGCGCTCCCCTCGGCCACTTTTTGATCTGGCTCTTGCAGAAGACCTTCAGCGGCCGTACCAGCCTGCGTGCCAAGATCTTGCAGATTCTCGTCAGCAATTTGATTGTAGGTCTCCTATGACACGGTTATGTTGAATCAGGCCATG encodes the following:
- a CDS encoding hypothetical protein (EggNog:ENOG503P4QD), with translation MSTIPPSKPPPGFSGRPQQRQSPPYGDNDDEGKGKQRVLPRNLALSNYDPQAVPVRPHDMSIPLSSLTAYQLRPPARLSRAWRPNCHHSVMSTLYQVNERFKCDSCKRSHPFGWLYRCVMDREPLIIGIKELGFQIAFDQLGHNFSQQMTLGKHGADARSEKYSFLDEISQEQLWNYTPEELKEILAQRDHVLDVITDERLRDQDFNNQYGFKYPDDDRPWMPDPKYECQHKVCHRCHPIGRQKSWVSLDGVLNGDIPPTIATGYSFSQVKMRPCVDVETVKNLGCRPVPLVSPFSYYPMYPEIPLTYSHEPAPWPQSPCPCRFFFFFGLTQRDH
- a CDS encoding hypothetical protein (EggNog:ENOG503NWCV; COG:S); translated protein: MSSIKIERDTVQQTITDAAKSVSKKDVGFVGSTAAAIAEAAHGDLPGTTGKHPISAVVGTALTGGRKNAGTKGYLAAYLRQLETNPLRTKMLTAGTLAGAQELIASWLAKDRNKHGNYFTSRVPKMATYGALVSAPLGHFLIWLLQKTFSGRTSLRAKILQILVSNLIIAPIQNTVYLVAMALIAGAKNFHQVKATVKVGFWKVMKVSWITSPLCLAFAQKFLPEHTWLPFFNLVSFIIGTYINTITKKKRLAALRKKHFGEGRAPGPSGAPSTLGRPEDYPPLGPNPPY